In the Populus trichocarpa isolate Nisqually-1 chromosome 1, P.trichocarpa_v4.1, whole genome shotgun sequence genome, one interval contains:
- the LOC18094833 gene encoding dihydrolipoyllysine-residue acetyltransferase component 2 of pyruvate dehydrogenase complex, mitochondrial encodes MAYASHLINHSKKLRNVVSSLMRHDHASLARWLSNDSHLSADAWKVMEKRRYSSTANHAVTSFGASRKDVSRMIMKVGNPISGPLLSKDFSCSQVYWKRGFSSDSGLPPYQEIGMPSLSPTMTEGNIARWLKKEGDKISPGEVLCEVETDKATVEMECMEEGYLAKILKGDGSKEIKLGEVIAITVEDGEDIAKFKDYSPSTSGSGDTSAKEASSHAPPEKEEVEKPASPPEPKVSKPSAAPNGDRIFSSPLARKLAEDHNVPLSSIKGTGPDGHIVKADIEYYLASRGEEVPATKPVTKDTPVPTLDYVDIPHSQIRKVTASNLLFSKQTIPHYYLTVDTCVDKLMSLRSQLNLLQEASGGKRISLNDLVIKAAALALRKVPQCNSSWTDNYIRQYNNVNINVAVQTDNGLYVPVIKDADKKGLSKISDDVKNLAQKAKENRLKPEDYEGGTFTVSNLGGPFGIRQFCAIINPPQSGILAVGSAEKRVIPGSGHDDFKFASFMSVTLSCDHRVIDGAIGAEWLKAFKGYIENPESMLL; translated from the exons ATGGCGTATGCTTCTCACCTAATCAATCACTCAAAGaag TTAAGAAATGTGGTTTCCAGCTTAATGCGGCATGATCACGCCAGTTTGGCTCGTTGGTTGTCAAATGATTCTCACCTCTCTGCTG ATGCATGGAAGGTTATGGAAAAAAGGAGGTATTCAAGCACTGCTAATCACGCT GTAACGTCATTTGGTGCATCTAGGAAAGATGTTTCTAGGATGATAATGAAAGTTGGAAACCCAATTTCTGGACCACTATTATCAAAGGATTTTTCTTG TTCACAGGTATACTGGAAGAGAGGATTTTCATCTGATTCAG GTCTTCCTCCCTACCAAGAGATTGGAATGCCTTCACTCTCACCCACAATGACAGAG GGTAACATAGCAAGGTGGTTGAAGAAGGAGGGTGACAAAATTTCACCCGGTGAAGTTCTCTGTGAAGTTGAAACT GATAAAGCAACTGTTGAGATGGAATGCATGGAAGAAGGTTATCTTGCAAAGATATTAAAGGGAGATGggtcaaaagaaattaaacttgGCGAG GTAATTGCTATTACTGTTGAAGATGGGGAAGACATTGCAAAATTTAAGGATTACAGTCCTTCAACATCAGGAAGTGGTGATACTTCTGCTAAAGAGGCATCTTCTCATGCCCCACCTGAGAAGGAGGAGGTTGAAAAACCAGCTAGTCCACCAGAACCGAAGGTTTCCAAGCCCAGTGCAGCTCCCAATGGAGATCGCATTTTTTCCAGTCCTCTTGCAAGAAAATTGGCTGAAGATCATAAT GTACCGCTCTCAAGCATCAAAGGAACGGGTCCTGATGGCCATATTGTGAAGGCTGATATCGAATATTACTTGG CTTCACGAGGAGAGGAAGTTCCAGCAACAAAGCCGGTGACGAAGGATACCCCAGTTCCTACTTTAGATTACGTAGACATCCCTCATTCTCAAATAAGAAAG GTGACAGCTTCAAACTTGTTATTCTCAAAGCAAACTATTCCACATTATTATTTAACAGTGGATACATGTGTTGACAAACTTATGAG TTTGCGGAGCCAACTGAATTTGTTACAAGAAGCTTCAGGTGGGAAGCGAATATCTTTAAATGATCTTGTAATCAAG GCTGCTGCTTTGGCTCTGAGGAAAGTTCCCCAGTGCAATAGTTCATGGACTGATAACTATATCCGCCA GTATAATAATGTTAATATCAATGTAGCAGTACAGACAGATAATGGACTATATGTCCCAGTTATTAAG GATGCAGACAAGAAAGGCCTGTCCAAGATTTCTGATGACGTGAAGAATTTGGCCCAAAAAGCTAAAGAGAATAGGTTGAAACCAGAAGATTATGAG ggAGGCACATTTACTGTTTCCAACCTGGGAGGGCCCTTTGGCATCAGACAATTTTGTGCAATCATTAATCCTCCTCAATCAGGCATTCTAGCGGTTGGCTCTG CTGAGAAGAGGGTCATCCCTGGTTCGGGTCACGATGATTTCAAATTCGCTTCCTTCATGTCAGTGACACTAAGCTGTGATCATCGTGTTATAGATG GTGCAATCGGTGCTGAATGGCTAAAAGCTTTCAAAGGCTACATTGAGAATCCCGAGTCAATGTTGCTGTAG
- the LOC18094834 gene encoding mitochondrial import inner membrane translocase subunit TIM23-1 → MSYSDNNSDPNQPKPGTRLYNPYQDLHLPSQTLYHLPTSPEYLFTEESLHQRRSWGENLTFYTGSAYLSASIAGGAAGFFSAFRSFEPTDTLKLKVNRILNSSGHSGRVWGNRVGVVGLIYAGMESGIVAITDRDDVWSSVAAGLGTGAVCRAARGVRSAAVAGALGGLAAGAVVAGKQALKRYAMI, encoded by the coding sequence ATGTCTTACTCCGATAATAACTCGGACCCGAATCAACCCAAACCGGGTACCCGTCTCTACAACCCCTATCAGGATCTCCACTTACCCTCCCAGACACTCTACCATCTCCCCACCTCGCCCGAATATCTCTTTACCGAGGAATCCCTCCACCAACGCCGCTCTTGGGGCGAAAACCTTACCTTCTACACCGGCTCCGCCTACCTCTCCGCTTCCATTGCTGGCGGCGCCGCCGGATTCTTCTCCGCTTTCCGATCCTTCGAGCCCACCGATACCCTCAAGCTTAAGGTCAACAGGATCCTCAACTCCTCCGGTCATTCAGGTCGGGTCTGGGGTAACCGGGTCGGAGTTGTGGGTTTGATTTACGCCGGGATGGAGAGTGGCATCGTAGCGATCACCGATAGGGACGATGTGTGGAGTAGCGTGGCTGCTGGGCTTGGAACTGGGGCGGTTTGTAGGGCGGCCAGGGGGGTTAGGTCGGCGGCGGTGGCAGGTGCGCTTGGTGGGTTGGCGGCTGGTGCGGTGGTGGCTGGGAAGCAGGCGTTGAAGAGGTATGCAATGATTTGA